CCAGGCCAGATAAGGCCATCCCGCTTTATGAGCAAATGAAAGATGCCCTGCACCTGCTTACCGGCAAAAAAATAGCCACGGGTATTTTTGGCGCTGATATGAAAATTGCTTTGGTAAACGATGGCCCCGTAACCATCAGCATCGATACCAAAAATAAAGAGTAACACCCCCATAATTTTTATATAACTAAATCGTTAGTTAATTAATTGACCAGCGATGTTGACGCTATTTATTCGTGTCATTCGCAAAAATTTAGTGTAATTCGTGTCAAAACTTTTAGTTATGACTATCGAAGAAGCACAAAAGCTGGTTGACAACTGGATCAATACTACCGGTATCCGCTATTTTAACGAACTGACCAACACGGCCATCCTGATGGAAGAAGTTGGCGAAGTGGCCCGCATTATGGCGCGGCAATATGGCGAGCAGTCGTTCAAAAAATCAGATACCGAGGTTAACCTGGCTGATGAGATGGCCGATGTGCTGTTTGTGCTTATTTGCCTGGCCAACCAAACGGGTATAGATCTGACGGATGCGCTGGAGAAAAATCTGCAGAAGAAAAGCATCCGCGATGCAGACCGGCATCGGAACAACGAGAAATTAAAACCTTAGCATATGAAAACCCGCCTGATTGTTCCTTTTGTGCTGCTTGCATTAGCAGCCTGCAAACCCACACCAGATCAAACCGAAGCCATTGAGCTAGCTCACGTTAATTCCGCACCACCGGCAGCCGAAAAAGAGGTAGTCAGGCTGGATGAACCGGTAGGCAACGCAGATGTAAAAGAGGCAACAGACGACAATCAAACGACAGTCCAGGACACGGCCAAAAAAAAAATTCATGAGGGGGATATTACTTTCAGAACAAAAAACATAACCCAAACCCGTTCGGCCATTTTGGCTTCACTCAAAGCTGTGGGTGGCTACCTGGCCAGCGAGAAAGAGTCTACCAACGAAAGTGACAGCACCAGGAACTACACACTGGAGGCCCGAATCCCCGCCAAAAACTTTGATCGATTTTTGAACAAGGTTACCCAAACCGCCGTACTGATTGACAGCAAGAACATTACCACTACCGATGTAACTACCCGCTACATAGATATGACCACCCGCCTGCGCAACAAAAAAGCGCTGGAAGCCCGCTACCTGGAACTGTTACATCAGTCTACCCGGATGACCGATATTTTACAGGTAGAAAATAAACTGAACGAGATCCGAACCGAGATAGAGACCACCCAGGGACAGCTCAATTACCTAAACAAGCAAATTGCTTATAGCTCATTGCAAATAACGTTCTATACCAAACGGACGGACTTACCTGTTATTGACCAAACCGGTAACCGCTTACTGAATAGTCTGAAAGACGGCTGGTCTTTGCTTCAGCATTTATTCTTCGGTTTGATAGCCGTATGGCCGCTACTGTTGATTGGCGTAGTGTTGGTGGCGCTATTCAGAAGATGGAGGAAAAGAAGAAGAGCTCAACGTTTAAACAATCCGCAGCATTAACAAAGAAGCCGGAGGCATCACCTCCGGCTTCTTTGTTATTATTTCCTTAAAACTGGTATCGTACAAAAGCTTCCATCGCTTCATACTCGGCCATGCCCAACTGGTCATAACGCTGAGCCGTCTCGCGGTTACGGTCTTCGGCACGCTTCCAGAACTCCCGGGCATCATCACCAGGAAACACCGGCCGGTCCTTTTGCGATTGGTGCTTGAAAATAGCGTTGCGCTTGCGCACCACCTCCTGCGGCGATAGCGGCACAGCCATTTCAATCTCATAAGTATCAAACTCTTGCCATGCGCCGCGGTATAACCACAGCCAGCAATCCTCCACCCAGGCTTCGGTTTTCTTTAACTCGCGCAGTGCGGCCAGTATAATATTGAAACATACAATGTGCGTTCCATGCGGATCGGCAAAATCGCCGGCAGCAAATATCTGGTGGGGTTTTAC
This region of Mucilaginibacter yixingensis genomic DNA includes:
- a CDS encoding DUF4349 domain-containing protein, whose translation is MKTRLIVPFVLLALAACKPTPDQTEAIELAHVNSAPPAAEKEVVRLDEPVGNADVKEATDDNQTTVQDTAKKKIHEGDITFRTKNITQTRSAILASLKAVGGYLASEKESTNESDSTRNYTLEARIPAKNFDRFLNKVTQTAVLIDSKNITTTDVTTRYIDMTTRLRNKKALEARYLELLHQSTRMTDILQVENKLNEIRTEIETTQGQLNYLNKQIAYSSLQITFYTKRTDLPVIDQTGNRLLNSLKDGWSLLQHLFFGLIAVWPLLLIGVVLVALFRRWRKRRRAQRLNNPQH
- a CDS encoding nucleotide pyrophosphohydrolase, with product MTIEEAQKLVDNWINTTGIRYFNELTNTAILMEEVGEVARIMARQYGEQSFKKSDTEVNLADEMADVLFVLICLANQTGIDLTDALEKNLQKKSIRDADRHRNNEKLKP